The following proteins come from a genomic window of Nicotiana tomentosiformis chromosome 12, ASM39032v3, whole genome shotgun sequence:
- the LOC138902672 gene encoding uncharacterized protein, translated as MARFVKGSVGRLHSWSRKGCDYETPPLVDEDVSSPISKLAKENKRKRASNSEGQKPKKRIARKPKGNTIPLTMESVQRLREEEEEEEEEEEENEEKEREDDSGLVARARASTEIWRIPEPVGVDTTPSRLDEVEEETSAQVPELRGTEDALSRGKETVEEVVDAGAETGLEALQDGGGALKYQLGAIEIGDSPSFPLFSESMIRDAQAVETCYGEGSHGEEDPFRGYFVGVEGVTGLSDLEASVLHHEVFFRSRGELSRYEAENRGLIEEKDALKLLSEQREGEAKGLRAKLEAAQKEQADLVEQAKRIFEVNDTYSGVVANSSVPQVQRKLDVIRQLRGEVDAVKVEAEAWNKNINRLASEKEAARAQLASAETQL; from the exons atggcgcgatttgtcaaagggtcggtgggacgCTTGCACTCATG gtctcGGAAAGGATGCGACTATGAGACCCCCCCACTCGTTGATGAAGATGTTTCATCACCTATCTCGAAACTGGCGAAggagaataaaagaaaaagggcctcgaactccgagggtcaaaaacccaagaagagaATAGCCCGTAAACCCAAAGGGAACACAATCCCACTGACTATGGAGTCAGTCCAAAGgctaagagaagaagaagaagaagaagaagaagaagaagaagaaaatgaagaaaaagagagagaagaTGATTCTGGGCTGGTGGCCCGTGCACGAGCTAGCACCGAGATTTGGAGAATTCCGGAGCCGGTAGGAGTTGATACTACTCCATCTAGGCTcgatgaggtcgaggaggagacttcggCTCAAGTCCCCGAGCTGAGAGGAACAGAAGATGCTTTATCTCGGGGCAAAGAGACCGTTGAAGAGGTGGTGGATGCTGGTGCAGAAACCGGGCTCGAGGCTCTCCAAGACGGAGGCGGTGCCCTAAAATACCAacttggggcaatagagatcggggattccccctcGTTTCCTTTATTTTCTGAGTCGATGATACGCGATGCTCAGGCCGTAGAGACTTGTTACGGGGAAGGATCCCACGGAGAGGAAGatcctttccgtggttattttgtTGGGGTAGAAGGTGTCACCGGTCTAAGTGACTTGGAG gcttctgtgcttcatcacgaggttTTCTTCCGATCCCGAGGGGAGCTAAGTCGGTACGAAGCTGAAAACCGAGGGCTTATTGAGGAGAAAGATGCCTtaaagcttctcagtgagcagagagaagggGAAGCAAAAGGACTTCGGGCTAAGCTAGAAGCAGCTCAGAAAGAACAAGCTGATCTGGTCGAGCAGGcaaaaagaatctttgaagttaatgacacttACTCGGGCGTGGTGGCTAACAGTTCGGTCCCACAAGTCCAGCGAAAGCTCGATGTGATCAGACAGCTTCGTGGGGAAGTGGACGCAGTGAAAGTGGAGGCCGAGGCATGGAACAAGAACATAAAccgccttgcctcagaaaaggaAGCTGCCCGAGCTCAACTAGCCTCGGCTGAGACCCAACTTTGA